The genomic DNA CAGCGGCTCAAGGGTCTGGTGTTGATGGACACCTATGTTGGTGTCGAACCCGAGCCTACCCGTCAGTACTACTTCTCGCTGTTCAAGCAAATCGAAGAAAGCGGCGAAATCTCTGAGCAGTTGCTCGACATCGTCGTGCCGATCTTCTTCCGGCCCGGCATCGATCCACAGTCGGCGCTGTACCAGGATTTTCGCGCGAAACTCGCGGCGTATTCCTCTGATCGTCTACGCGAAAGTATCGTGGCGATGGGCCGTATCACCTTTGGCCGTGATGACCTGTTGCCGCGTCTGGGCGAGCTGAATGCCGCGACGACGCTGGTGCTGTGCGGGGATCAGGACAAACCACGACCACCGTCGGAAGCACAGGAAATGGCCGAACTGATCGGCTGCCCATGGATGCTGGTGCCGGAGGCGGGGCATATCTCCAATCTG from Pseudomonas baetica includes the following:
- a CDS encoding alpha/beta fold hydrolase; this encodes MPFFTVDGQALHYIDQGSGPAVLLAGSYLWDQAMWAPQIAALSPHYRVIALDLWGHGESGRLPENTRSLDDIARQAQALLDHLEIDQVTLVGLSVGGMWGVRLALSAPQRLKGLVLMDTYVGVEPEPTRQYYFSLFKQIEESGEISEQLLDIVVPIFFRPGIDPQSALYQDFRAKLAAYSSDRLRESIVAMGRITFGRDDLLPRLGELNAATTLVLCGDQDKPRPPSEAQEMAELIGCPWMLVPEAGHISNLENPEFVNEALLKFLAQHNR